In Quercus lobata isolate SW786 chromosome 12, ValleyOak3.0 Primary Assembly, whole genome shotgun sequence, a genomic segment contains:
- the LOC115971751 gene encoding uncharacterized protein LOC115971751: MHQKKPETQIGKESRGISSDLNPISPLLSPPIHQKQLQIQIQIQSQSHSHIQSNPHQSTSHFFPNQFQPHQNQNQYQFQHEPISNNSSKGKTLHSTPHKRPIMIQSPSTLSHSPSLSSVNHYNHKTLGIQSSSQSFSCFTAAYLISLSQKLLALKVFRAHYHFVILLSLPSLYYFVSSPRRSFILDFLALLAFLAALLISLNLALPRLPSIRLFFARSFPIKLCSSSYASKPSHPVIWSIGSKPKSVKKPNSGSWEQVYRNGDVYEGEFHKGKCSGSGVYYYHMSGRYEGDWIDEKYDGYGVETWAKGSRYRGQYRQGLRHGIGVYRFYTGDVYAGEWSNGQCHGSGVYTCQDGSHYVGEFKWGVKHGLGHYHFRNRDTYAGEYFADKMHGFGVYQFGNGHRYEGAWHEGRRQGLGMYTFRNGETQSGHWQNGVLDVPCVQLTHPESPYAVSHTKVLNAVKEAQKAAEKAFNAGKVDERVKKAVAAANKAANAARVAAVKAVQNQMRLSNNNYGTPIPCV, translated from the exons ATGCATCAGAAGAAACCTGAAACTCAAATCGGAAAAGAAAGCAGAGGCATCTCTTCCGATTTGAACCCAATTTCACCACTTTTGTCTCCTCCAATTCATCAAAAACAgctccaaatccaaatccaaatccaaagcCAAAGCCATAGCCATATCCAATCAAATCCACATCAAAGCACCAGCCACTTCTTTCCCAACCAATTCCAACcccaccaaaaccaaaaccagtACCAGTTTCAGCATGAACCCATTTCCAACAATTCCTCAAAAGGCAAAACCCTTCATTCCACACCCCACAAGAGGCCTATTATGATCCAATCACCTTCCACACTTTCCCACTCTCCATCACTATCCTCTGTCAACCATTACAATCACAAAACCTTGGGCATACAATCTTCATCGCaatctttttcatgttttacTGCTGCTTATCTAATCTCCCTTTCCCAAAAGTTACTGGCTTTGAAGGTTTTCCGAGCTCATTATCACTTTGTTATCCTCCTTTCCTTACCTTCCCTTTACTACTTCGTCTCCAGTCCACGCCGCTCTTTTATCCTTGATTTCCTTGCTTTGCTAGCTTTCTTAGCTGCCCTTTTGATTTCTCTCAATCTTGCCCTTCCTCGCCTTCCTTCGATTCGATTATTCTTTGCCCGGTCATTCCCAATTAAGCTTTGTTCATCTTCTTATGCCTCAAAGCCATCTCATCCGGTTATTTGGTCAATTGGGTCGAAgcccaaatcggtaaaaaagcCGAATTCAGGGTCTTGGGAGCAAGTTTACAGGAATGGGGATGTTTATGAGGGTGAATTCCATAAGGGAAAGTGTTCTGGAAGTGGGGTTTATTACTATCATATGAGTGGGAGGTATGAGGGGGATTGGATTGATGAGAAGTATGATGGATATGGAGTTGAGACATGGGCAAAAGGAAGCCGGTATCGTGGGCAGTATAGGCAGGGATTGAGGCACGGGATTGGGGTTTATAGGTTCTACACTGGTGATGTGTATGCTGGAGAATGGTCTAATGGGCAGTGTCATGGGTCCGGAGTCTATACTTGTCAGGATGGGAGCCACTATGTTGGGGAATTCAAGTGGGGTGTTAAACACGGGCTTGGTCATTACCATTTCAG GAATAGGGACACATATGCTGGGGAATATTTTGCAGACAAAATGCATGGTTTTGGAGTCTATCAGTTTGGAAATGGACATCGGTATGAGGGAGCCTGGCATGAGGGAAGGAGGCAGGGACTTGGTATGTACACCTTCAGGAACGGGGAGACACAATCTGGTCATTGGCAAAATGGGGTTCTTGACGTTCCTTGCGTGCAACTAACCCATCCTGAATCTCCCTATGCTGTCAGCCATACCAAAGTTCTCAATGCAGTCAAG GAAGCACAGAAAGCTGCTGAGAAGGCATTTAATGCGGGAAAGGTGGACGAAAGGGTGAAGAAAGCTGTTGCAGCAGCTAATAAAGCAGCAAATGCAGCAAGAGTTGCAGCTGTAAAGGCAGTCCAAAACCAAATGCGTCTTAGTAACAACAACTATGGGACGCCAATTCCATGTGTCTGA